A stretch of Henckelia pumila isolate YLH828 chromosome 4, ASM3356847v2, whole genome shotgun sequence DNA encodes these proteins:
- the LOC140864719 gene encoding uncharacterized protein, whose product MGATEPVLVHGQREEESGVGKEEEKENRREEIKDLERGEMNIHTHQESTVETHPPSGFHMSRMQRLSNTNPLRLVMDNATRVAASSPHQHQPRPSPSPLQQPRPSPSSLQQSPSTPTPQQSVASLNSRSYTNKISLLLFLAHIVLAIGLMGFLIYKGVQGLLGEGRTQKEEKRVVKHFLPQVEAASFLSITLAFIWQKAVRLWPRFMVHFIIWSSFALSLSAGILLICFQMPATDGIGVVFIAFAIGNGLYACWVTQRTSFCSRLFIKALEPASKFHDINHPIYWMLGAGFLWMSVWIFAVVGALNFYVPPALVIIVLLLSLAWVAEVMRNVANMTVSRVIALYYLRGMQSNTQFCFQRALSKNLGSASLGSLFVPAIEALRIVARGLNLLEGEDEFMFSCAHCCLRVMQSIFSRGNGWAYVQIAAYGKGFVKASQDTWELFKKREMEEVVDSDITSAICFLTGICSGSICTIVVVAWTSATHRGYMATLAVLAAFIGYLMTRIAMALPHACVCCYYVCYAENPDNRLFDKTIQDRIDLIKSGRDVAVPTPRVPRRFTR is encoded by the exons ATGGGTGCCACAGAACCC GTGCTGGTGCACGGACAAAGAGAAGAAGAATCAGGAGTAggaaaagaagaagagaaggagaATAGAAGGGAAGAAATAAAGGATTTGGAAAGAGGTGAAATGAATATTCACACTCATCAAGAATCAACGGTGGAAACCCATCCTCCGAGTGGATTTCACATGTCGAGAATGCAAAGGTTGAGCAATACAAATCCTTTAAGACTGGTCATGGATAATGCGACAAGGGTCGCTGCGTCTTCTCCACATCAACACCAGCCTCGCCCCTCGCCGTCGCCTCTGCAGCAGCCTCGCCCCTCGCCTTCGTCTCTGCAGCAGTCTCCCTCCACACCAACGCCACAA CAATCGGTGGCATCACTGAATTCAAGATCATACACAAACAAGATTTCTCTGCTTTTGTTCCTTGCTCACATTGTTCTTGCCATCGGGCTAATGGGGTTTTTGATATATAAGGGAGTGCAAGGCTTGTTAGGAGAAGGGAGAACACAAAAGGAGGAGAAGAGGGTAGTGAAGCATTTTTTGCCTCAAGTTGAGGCTGCATCTTTTCTTAGCATAACATTAGCTTTTATATGGCAAAAGGCAGTGAGATTATGGCCTAGATTCATGGTTCATTTCATTATCTGGAGTTCTTTTGCCCTTTCTTTATCAGCCGGGATCCTTCTAATCTGCTTCCAAATGCCGGCCACTGATGGGATTGGAGTCGTGTTCATTGCTTTTGCCATCGGTAATGGACTCTATGCTTGTTGGGTCACGCAACGAACTAGTTTTTGCTCCAGGCTTTTCATCAAAGCCCTCGAGCCCGCATCGAAATTCCATGATATTAACCATCCTATTTATTGGATGCTTGGTGCTGGATTCTTGTGGATGTCTGTTTGGATCTTCGCTGTGGTCGGGGCTTTAAATTTCTATGTTCCACCTGCTTTGGTTATAATCGTATTGTTACTGAGTCTTGCATGGGTAGCTGAGGTCATGAGGAATGTGGCTAATATGACAGTCAGTAGAGTGATTGCTCTGTATTACCTCAGAGGAATGCAGTCAAATACTCAGTTCTGCTTCCAACGAGCATTGTCGAAAAATTTGGGGAGCGCTAGCCTTGGGTCGCTATTTGTTCCTGCCATTGAGGCGCTTAGGATCGTAGCACGAGGGCTGAATTTGCTCGAAGGCGAAGATGAATTCATGTTTTCTTGTGCACATTGTTGTCTGAGAGTCATGCAATCTATTTTTAGCCGCGGCAACGGCTGGGCCTATGTTCAG ATTGCTGCATACGGAAAAGGTTTTGTCAAGGCATCACAAGACACATGGGAACTCTTTAAGAAGAGAGAAATGGAGGAGGTTGTTGATTCTGATATAACTAGTGCCATTTGCTTCCTCACCGGAATTTGCAGTGGCTCGATTTGTACAATTGTCGTCGTTGCCTGGACGTCCGCCACCCACCGAGGCTACATGGCCACCCTCGCGGTGCTCGCTGCGTTCATCGGTTACCTAATG ACTAGGATAGCAATGGCATTACCCCATGCCTGTGTGTGTTGTTACTACGTCTGCTATGCTGAGAATCCAGACAACAGGCTTTTTGATAAAACCATACAAGATCGTATCGACTTGATAAAATCTGGTCGAGACGTGGCCGTACCGACGCCACGGGTTCCTCGTAGATTCACTAGATAA